A single genomic interval of Hydrogenimonas thermophila harbors:
- a CDS encoding type I restriction-modification system subunit M, giving the protein MKERKFLLDLEKKLWKSADKLRSSLDAAVYKHVVLGLIFLKYVSDAFEVRRKELEKEFRNPDSELYLGDDEEFIKEELEVRDYYTEKNVFWVPESARWQYIQENMRLSIGAKLPDGREFKSAGKLIDDAFESIEKENPKLKRVLNKDYAKLQIDGSKLTDLVDLISTIPFEYEGFKAKDILGHVYEYFLGKFALAEGKGGGQFYTPKSIVNLIVEIVEPFKGRVYDPAMGSGGFFISSEKFIQTHGGKVGDISIYGQESNPTTWKLAIMNMVIRGLDFNFGKEPADTFTKDQHLDLRADFILANPPFNQKEEDWWHPSLGNDKRWVYGTPPKNNANFAWMQHMLYHLPPKSGVVGLVLANGSLSSTTGGEDKIREKIVKADLVEAIIALPDKLFFNTQIPACIWILNKNKPQKKRTLFIDARDFGEMIDRKQRTLTDEDIKEIVDRFKRFRRGEDVSKLGVYKVATTKDIEKENFILTPGRFVGIVESEEEQVPFKEKMEELTAKLSNELAKNRELEELLRHNLAELGFKLEK; this is encoded by the coding sequence ATGAAAGAAAGAAAGTTTTTATTGGATCTTGAAAAGAAACTTTGGAAAAGTGCCGATAAGCTTAGGTCATCTCTTGATGCAGCGGTTTATAAGCATGTAGTTTTGGGATTAATATTTCTTAAATATGTATCAGACGCTTTTGAAGTAAGAAGAAAAGAGCTTGAAAAAGAGTTTAGAAACCCTGATAGTGAACTATATTTGGGAGATGATGAAGAGTTTATAAAAGAAGAACTTGAAGTAAGAGACTATTATACAGAAAAAAATGTTTTTTGGGTACCAGAAAGTGCAAGATGGCAATATATTCAAGAAAATATGAGGCTTTCAATTGGTGCTAAACTTCCTGATGGCAGAGAGTTTAAGAGTGCTGGCAAACTGATAGATGATGCCTTTGAATCAATAGAAAAAGAGAACCCAAAACTAAAAAGGGTGTTAAATAAAGATTATGCAAAACTCCAAATAGATGGGTCAAAACTTACTGACTTAGTTGATCTGATTTCAACTATTCCATTTGAATATGAGGGCTTTAAAGCAAAAGATATTTTAGGACATGTATATGAGTATTTTTTAGGTAAATTTGCTTTAGCTGAAGGAAAAGGCGGAGGACAATTTTATACTCCAAAATCGATAGTTAATCTCATAGTAGAAATAGTTGAACCTTTTAAAGGAAGGGTTTATGACCCAGCAATGGGAAGTGGAGGATTTTTTATAAGTAGCGAAAAATTTATTCAAACTCACGGAGGAAAAGTCGGAGATATTTCAATCTATGGACAAGAATCAAATCCAACTACTTGGAAATTAGCAATTATGAATATGGTAATAAGGGGGCTTGATTTTAATTTTGGAAAAGAGCCAGCCGATACCTTCACAAAAGACCAACATCTAGACTTAAGAGCTGATTTTATACTTGCAAATCCTCCATTTAACCAAAAAGAAGAGGATTGGTGGCATCCAAGCTTGGGAAATGATAAAAGATGGGTCTATGGTACACCTCCAAAAAATAATGCAAACTTTGCTTGGATGCAACATATGTTATATCACCTACCGCCAAAAAGTGGTGTAGTAGGGCTTGTACTTGCTAATGGAAGTCTTAGTTCAACGACTGGGGGAGAGGATAAAATAAGAGAAAAGATTGTAAAAGCTGATTTAGTTGAAGCAATTATTGCTCTTCCTGATAAACTCTTTTTTAATACTCAAATTCCAGCTTGCATATGGATACTCAATAAAAATAAGCCTCAAAAAAAGAGAACTCTTTTTATAGATGCAAGAGATTTTGGTGAAATGATAGATAGAAAACAAAGAACTTTAACTGATGAGGATATAAAAGAGATAGTAGATAGATTCAAAAGATTTAGAAGAGGTGAAGATGTAAGCAAGCTTGGGGTTTATAAAGTAGCTACAACCAAAGATATAGAAAAAGAGAATTTTATACTTACTCCTGGAAGATTTGTAGGAATTGTTGAAAGCGAAGAAGAACAAGTACCATTTAAAGAAAAGATGGAAGAGCTAACAGCTAAACTTTCTAATGAACTTGCTAAAAATAGAGAGCTTGAAGAGTTGTTGAGGCATAATTTAGCTGAACTTGGGTTTAAGCTGGAAAAATAA
- a CDS encoding fatty acid--CoA ligase, producing MNYPYENFYEMLSFSVSRKPAIFIGNYKLTYERLLKKVDTLARFLELSDIKKGDRVAIFMQNTKEFVISLFAITKIGAVAVPINTFLKEEEVAYILNDCDAKMLMASSQLKKVVEPLWEKTQIKRIVWEGDYESLDNKNIGFSEIFEILKSHETVELPKIDELAIIIYTSGTTGNPKGAMLSYRNIFHNCQAIGELTKFTRKDRFIVYLPMFHAFTLTVTVIMPLYYGASFVLIRNIMPFSNIIKQILLKRVTMFVGVPDVYNALSRAKLPWYFMWFQKVRYFVSGAAPLSEATINRFTSKFKRAKLLEGYGLSECSPVVSVNPPALQKPMSVGPAIPGVEIKIVDENMMELPTGEIGEIIVKGDNVMQGYLNNPTATDETIVNGWLLTGDMGYLDEEGFLFIVDRKKDLIISKGINIYPREIEEIINSFDGVGTSAVVGMPDEKSGEVPVAFIEPAEDADVDVKALRKFLKEKLANFKQPRDIRIVGELPKNATGKVLKRKLKEQLKEQ from the coding sequence ATGAATTATCCATACGAAAACTTCTATGAGATGCTCAGTTTCTCTGTATCTCGTAAGCCGGCTATCTTTATTGGTAACTATAAGTTGACATATGAAAGATTGCTTAAAAAGGTAGATACACTTGCCCGTTTTCTTGAGTTGAGTGACATAAAAAAGGGTGATCGAGTAGCCATTTTTATGCAAAATACCAAAGAGTTTGTAATTAGTCTCTTTGCTATTACTAAGATAGGGGCAGTTGCTGTTCCTATTAACACTTTTTTAAAAGAGGAAGAGGTTGCATATATTTTAAATGATTGTGATGCCAAGATGTTAATGGCATCAAGTCAGCTTAAAAAGGTTGTTGAACCACTTTGGGAAAAGACTCAGATTAAGCGAATTGTGTGGGAAGGCGATTATGAATCGCTGGACAATAAAAACATAGGTTTTAGTGAAATTTTTGAAATTTTAAAGAGTCATGAAACTGTAGAGCTTCCAAAGATAGATGAACTTGCTATCATTATATACACTTCAGGTACTACAGGTAACCCCAAAGGTGCAATGCTGAGTTATCGCAACATCTTTCACAACTGTCAGGCAATAGGTGAGCTTACAAAGTTTACACGAAAAGATCGTTTTATTGTTTATTTGCCTATGTTTCATGCTTTTACACTTACTGTAACGGTCATAATGCCTCTATATTATGGTGCATCTTTTGTGCTTATACGAAACATTATGCCTTTTAGCAATATTATTAAGCAGATTCTTTTGAAGCGTGTTACTATGTTTGTAGGTGTGCCTGATGTTTATAATGCTTTAAGTCGTGCAAAGCTTCCGTGGTATTTTATGTGGTTTCAAAAGGTACGTTACTTTGTTAGTGGTGCCGCACCTCTTAGTGAAGCTACGATTAATCGTTTTACATCAAAGTTTAAGCGTGCCAAACTGCTTGAAGGGTATGGTTTAAGTGAGTGTTCTCCTGTGGTTTCTGTAAATCCTCCGGCACTCCAAAAGCCTATGTCAGTAGGTCCTGCAATTCCTGGTGTGGAGATTAAGATAGTTGATGAGAATATGATGGAACTGCCTACAGGAGAGATTGGTGAGATTATTGTTAAGGGTGACAATGTAATGCAAGGCTACCTAAATAATCCAACAGCAACTGATGAGACAATTGTCAATGGTTGGCTTTTAACTGGAGATATGGGTTACCTTGATGAAGAAGGTTTTCTTTTTATTGTCGATCGTAAGAAAGATTTGATCATTTCAAAAGGGATAAACATTTACCCAAGGGAGATTGAAGAGATTATAAACAGTTTTGATGGTGTTGGTACTTCTGCTGTTGTTGGAATGCCAGATGAAAAGTCTGGAGAGGTTCCTGTTGCTTTCATAGAGCCTGCAGAAGATGCAGATGTAGATGTAAAAGCATTACGTAAATTTCTTAAAGAGAAACTTGCCAACTTCAAGCAACCGCGTGATATTCGTATTGTGGGCGAGCTTCCTAAAAATGCAACCGGAAAAGTTTTGAAGCGTAAGTTAAAAGAGCAGTTGAAAGAGCAATAA
- a CDS encoding OmpP1/FadL family transporter has protein sequence MKYTDFFVRTVVTSMATATVLMASAYKIPEQSTRSMALSAAYVAGADSADASYYNPANMSWIEGDKLLEAGLTYIHLPEVEYRGSVAGVPADDNSKTEDFLLPYFHYISPKVGNFRFGLSLVEPGGLSKKWDGAVQKMYAEEFTLKVVELNPTVSYAVTPKFSIGGGLRLIYSDGKVKLFNEGMYAENMEGDTIEFGYNLALSYKPKPETTLSLTYRSNVDLNLEGSSTGFIAVGSNPLPYYDTPGGVSVPLPATLALAAAHTFGKTCVELVYERTYWSEYEKLDFHFTNPVVDAVFGTPIDKDWSDTNTFRIGITHKLDEKWTLMAGYAYDETPIPEKTVSFELPDSDANIFSIGAIMQINKDLEAGFSLLYDHKDERTIHTPPNEKGIEGTFSEGGAILTNISIGYRF, from the coding sequence ATGAAATATACTGACTTTTTTGTCCGTACTGTTGTGACAAGTATGGCAACGGCAACAGTGTTAATGGCAAGTGCATACAAGATACCAGAGCAGTCTACACGTTCTATGGCACTTAGTGCAGCTTATGTTGCCGGTGCTGATTCAGCTGATGCAAGTTACTACAACCCTGCAAATATGAGTTGGATTGAAGGAGATAAACTTTTAGAAGCAGGACTAACTTATATTCATTTGCCAGAAGTTGAGTATAGAGGAAGTGTTGCAGGTGTGCCAGCAGACGATAATTCAAAAACTGAAGATTTTTTACTTCCATATTTTCATTATATAAGTCCTAAAGTGGGAAACTTTCGATTTGGTCTCTCTCTTGTTGAGCCTGGTGGTCTTTCCAAAAAGTGGGATGGTGCAGTTCAAAAGATGTATGCAGAGGAGTTTACTCTTAAGGTAGTTGAACTTAATCCTACTGTTTCATATGCTGTAACGCCTAAATTCAGTATAGGTGGTGGTTTACGTCTTATTTACAGTGATGGAAAAGTTAAGCTGTTTAATGAAGGTATGTATGCAGAAAATATGGAAGGTGATACAATTGAGTTTGGCTATAATTTGGCACTATCTTATAAACCAAAGCCGGAAACTACTCTTAGTTTAACGTATCGATCAAATGTAGATCTAAATCTTGAAGGAAGCTCTACTGGTTTTATAGCTGTAGGTTCAAACCCTCTTCCATACTACGATACTCCAGGAGGAGTCAGTGTGCCTCTTCCTGCAACATTGGCTTTAGCAGCTGCACATACTTTTGGAAAGACTTGTGTAGAATTGGTTTATGAGAGAACATATTGGTCAGAATATGAGAAACTTGATTTTCATTTTACCAATCCTGTAGTTGATGCTGTTTTTGGAACACCAATTGATAAAGATTGGTCAGATACCAATACCTTCCGTATAGGTATTACCCATAAACTAGATGAAAAGTGGACACTAATGGCAGGTTATGCATATGATGAGACACCAATACCTGAAAAGACTGTTAGCTTTGAATTGCCTGATTCAGATGCAAATATCTTCTCTATAGGGGCGATAATGCAGATAAATAAAGATTTAGAAGCCGGTTTTAGTTTACTTTATGACCATAAAGATGAGCGCACTATACATACACCTCCAAATGAAAAAGGAATTGAAGGTACTTTTAGTGAGGGTGGAGCAATCCTTACAAATATCTCTATAGGGTACAGGTTCTAA
- the nfo gene encoding deoxyribonuclease IV produces the protein MQDINKFVGAHVSASGGVYNAPLNAKAIGAKAFALFTKNQRQWKAKPLDEKTIEKFKTNLKESGIEPKHVLPHDSYLINLGHPEDEKRQKSLEAFIDEVKRCEQLGLDKLNFHPGSHLKKISEEECLDRIAEAMNITLNETEGVTLVLENTAGQGSNLGYKFEHLAYLIDKCEDKSRVGVCLDTCHTFTAGYDLRTREAYEKTMNEFDTIVGFEYLRGMHINDSKPPLGSRVDRHHSLGQGELGWEPFKFIMNDPRMDDIPLILETIDESIWAQEIQALYDLVEK, from the coding sequence ATGCAAGATATTAATAAATTTGTTGGTGCTCATGTATCTGCCTCAGGTGGTGTTTACAATGCTCCTTTAAATGCCAAGGCAATAGGAGCTAAAGCATTTGCTCTTTTTACCAAAAATCAAAGACAGTGGAAAGCAAAACCTCTTGATGAGAAGACTATTGAGAAGTTTAAAACAAACTTGAAAGAGAGTGGCATAGAGCCAAAGCATGTATTGCCTCATGACAGTTATTTGATTAACTTGGGTCATCCTGAAGATGAAAAGCGACAGAAAAGTTTAGAAGCATTTATTGATGAAGTAAAACGTTGTGAACAATTAGGGTTAGATAAACTTAACTTTCATCCAGGAAGCCATTTAAAAAAGATTAGTGAAGAAGAGTGTCTTGATCGTATTGCTGAAGCTATGAATATTACATTGAATGAGACAGAAGGTGTTACTCTTGTATTAGAAAATACGGCAGGGCAAGGCAGTAATTTAGGCTATAAATTTGAGCATCTTGCATATCTAATAGATAAGTGTGAAGATAAATCTCGTGTAGGTGTATGTTTAGATACTTGTCATACCTTTACTGCAGGGTATGATTTGCGAACAAGAGAAGCTTATGAAAAAACTATGAACGAATTTGATACAATTGTTGGGTTTGAGTATCTTAGAGGCATGCATATAAATGACTCCAAACCGCCTTTAGGCAGTCGAGTGGATCGTCATCATTCGTTAGGTCAAGGCGAACTTGGCTGGGAACCATTTAAATTTATTATGAATGATCCGAGAATGGATGATATTCCATTAATTTTAGAAACTATAGACGAGTCTATCTGGGCCCAGGAGATCCAGGCCCTTTATGATTTAGTGGAAAAGTAG
- a CDS encoding OprD family outer membrane porin, producing the protein MKKLIFLFAISLSLTKILAADMVNEQIDITTIRNYIGDVQPLEHTKAQIRFGFLNLNMADESLNDTKSFAIGGHLHLGSKRWHGVKVSFESYAVKDLTLLYNSDDTNRDFFDSQGNGFITLSQAFIDGKFKNTTIKLGRQMINTPHLDSDDIRMMPNYFQAFVIKNSDFKNLELTVAKVDKMAGWENGLDSSKFIDIEKVAGSDKNSDGLYMLSAVYNGIEDFNFQAWYYYLRDLYDIIYLEIVKEFKVNQATFTLGLQYDRSNGIGSMLLGDIGSSTYGITLHTHYSGLQLLFAYNKDLGKTGAIGSFGGGPFFTSLEDQTIDAIGEKGDAWIIGCEYNFKNFKLSTIYGSFQAKNKEIYNVTETDFISEYEISNRFSVTLAYAMINDKNLNNGYNQLRFIMNYNFW; encoded by the coding sequence GTGAAAAAGCTTATTTTTCTTTTTGCTATATCTCTTTCTCTTACAAAAATCTTGGCTGCAGATATGGTAAATGAACAGATAGACATTACTACTATTCGTAATTATATTGGTGATGTACAACCTCTTGAACATACTAAGGCACAAATAAGATTTGGCTTTTTAAATTTAAATATGGCTGATGAGTCACTTAATGATACTAAATCATTTGCAATAGGAGGTCATTTACATTTAGGCTCTAAAAGATGGCATGGAGTAAAAGTTAGTTTTGAAAGCTATGCTGTAAAGGATTTAACTCTTCTCTATAATTCAGATGATACAAACAGAGATTTTTTTGATAGTCAAGGTAATGGCTTCATAACACTCTCACAAGCTTTTATTGATGGAAAATTTAAAAATACCACCATAAAACTTGGACGGCAGATGATAAATACTCCACACCTAGACTCAGATGATATAAGAATGATGCCTAACTATTTTCAAGCTTTTGTCATAAAAAATAGTGATTTTAAAAACTTAGAACTAACTGTGGCAAAAGTAGATAAAATGGCTGGTTGGGAGAATGGATTAGACTCTTCAAAATTTATAGACATAGAAAAAGTAGCTGGTTCAGACAAAAATAGCGATGGATTATATATGCTCTCTGCGGTCTATAATGGTATTGAAGATTTTAATTTTCAAGCTTGGTACTACTATCTTAGAGATTTATATGACATTATTTATCTTGAAATAGTAAAAGAGTTTAAAGTAAACCAAGCAACATTTACACTTGGACTACAATATGATAGATCAAATGGTATTGGAAGTATGCTGCTTGGAGATATTGGATCATCTACATATGGAATTACTCTTCATACTCATTACAGTGGGCTACAACTCCTTTTTGCTTATAACAAAGATTTGGGTAAAACAGGAGCTATTGGAAGCTTTGGAGGAGGACCATTTTTCACCTCTTTGGAAGATCAGACAATTGATGCTATTGGCGAAAAAGGTGATGCCTGGATTATAGGATGTGAATATAACTTTAAAAACTTCAAATTGAGTACTATTTATGGTAGTTTTCAAGCTAAAAATAAAGAAATTTATAATGTTACTGAAACAGACTTTATTTCTGAATATGAGATTAGTAATCGTTTTTCTGTAAC